In Micromonospora sp. LH3U1, one genomic interval encodes:
- the pulA gene encoding pullulanase-type alpha-1,6-glucosidase encodes MKPPPIPRTALLALVSLLTLTLVGTPVAVPPAAAAAQPPGSAFLAVGGATQWRAEPTAEELLKAGGNSARAEQFYFVLPDRFANGDPRNDRGGLAGDRLATGLDPTDKGFYHGGDLKGVIDKLDYIQGMGTTAIWLAPIFKNRPVQGAGNDISAGYHGYWITDFTQVDPHFGTNEEMKRLVKLAHQRGIKIYLDVIVNHTADVIKYAENTYAYVDKATSPYTDAQGRAFEDRNYADGSRAFPAVDQQSFPYTPTFAEPKDATVKVPAWLNDATMYHNRGDSTFAGENSEYGDFFGLDDLWTERPEVVQGLTKAYGDWIGATGVDGFRLDTVKHVNMDFWPQFSQGIERAAEKAGKKDFFMFGEVYSADPEISSSYVRQGGLPATLDFAFQEAARGYTAGAGSAKALADVYARDDLYAARDTDAGRLTTFLGNHDMGRIGSFVAGGGTDPASHLRRDQLAHQLMFLTRGQPVIYSGDEQGFTGPGGDKDARQDMFASSVADYLDDDLLGTDRTHASDQFDTGHPLYRTIAELGRLRQAHPALRDGVQVTRYAADGPGVFAASRIAPGDRTEYVVAVNNADTAQTVTVDTWSAGATFTGIYGGSQTATAGADGRLTLTVPPLSAVVHRAGTPVARPTAAPRITITAPAPDVPVATRAAVTAQVTGDPLATVTVAARVAGGRWTLLGSADHAPYTVQHDLTGLAGGTRVEYKAVVRDGRGRTATARSTAIVGTPPQGKSREWAVVHYQRPAGGYDDWGLYAWGDIDPAYVTEWPKGQPFAGEDSYGRFAWVKLKPGATSVSFLVVDSDGNKDVAQDRSIDVTSTGEIWLKQGDPAIYPSRQAATGEPAPPVEEGTAVIHYRRADGNYDGWGLHLWDGAANPTEWSAPLRPTSVDAFGAVFRVPLAAGATGLNYIIHQGDTKDLPDDQRLDFASAGREVWLLAATPGRLLPSTATSASGDTDISKQKAHWIDRSTVAWQTPPTDGRTYALVAAPTGGVSVVDGALTGTYATLPLRAQRNGLTEAQRTAFPHLWSYRSFALDRADLAKVPAALRGQLLVTERDASGALLAATGVQIPGVLDDVYAQAADATLGPTFADRTPSVALWAPTARTVTLQLFDSPTAPPRAVPMRRDDRTGVWSARGNHTWTGKYYRYEVQAWQPAAQKMVTASVTDPYSVALAADSTHSQLVDLNDAALAPAGWRTLRKPAPMPAAKAQISELSVRDFSIADDTVPVERRGTFLAFSDPKSAGMTHLAALGDAGVTHLHLLPAFDFATIPEKRADQRQPACDLAALPPDSPEQQKCVAVVAENDGYNWGYDPLHYTVPEGGYAVDPVGAARTTEFRRMVAGVNDAGLRVVMDVVYNHTSAAGTDAKSVLDQIVPGYYQRLLEDGTVANSTCCANTAPEHAMMGKLVVDSLVTWAKQYKVDGFRFDLMGHHPKANILAVRRALDRLTVARDGVDGRSILLYGEGWNFGEVANDARFVQATQANMAGTGIGTFNDRLRDAVRGGGPFDTNPRVQGFASGLYTDPNGDAVNGSPAEQKARLLHAHDLIKVGLTGNLRGYRFTDTAGQQVTGAQVDYNGSPAGYTAAPGEAVTYADAHDNEILYDALAYKLPQATTAADRSRMQVLALGTVVLGQGTGFVTAGTERLRSKSLDRNSYNSGDWFNQIRWGCERGNGFGAGLPPAQDNEDKWSYAKPLLADPALVPDCAAINTTDARYAELLRIRASSPVFGLATAEQVQQRVAFPLSGAQETPGVLTMTLDARGLGGTWKSVTVVFNGTPETAKQTLTGLRGADVALHPVLVDSADAALRTASFDRAAGTFTVPARSVAVFVQK; translated from the coding sequence TGGATCACCGACTTCACCCAGGTGGACCCGCACTTCGGCACGAACGAAGAGATGAAGAGGCTGGTCAAGCTCGCCCACCAGCGCGGCATCAAGATCTACCTCGATGTGATCGTCAACCACACCGCTGACGTCATCAAGTACGCCGAGAACACCTATGCGTACGTGGACAAGGCGACCTCGCCGTACACCGACGCGCAGGGACGGGCCTTCGAGGACCGCAACTACGCCGACGGCAGCCGCGCCTTCCCGGCGGTCGACCAGCAGTCGTTCCCGTACACCCCGACGTTCGCCGAGCCGAAGGACGCCACCGTCAAGGTGCCGGCCTGGCTGAACGACGCCACCATGTACCACAACCGGGGCGACTCGACCTTCGCTGGCGAGAACAGCGAGTACGGCGACTTCTTCGGCCTCGACGACCTGTGGACCGAGCGCCCCGAGGTGGTCCAGGGGCTGACCAAGGCGTACGGGGACTGGATCGGCGCGACCGGCGTCGACGGTTTCCGGTTGGACACCGTCAAGCACGTCAACATGGACTTCTGGCCGCAGTTCAGCCAGGGGATCGAGCGGGCCGCCGAGAAGGCAGGCAAGAAGGACTTCTTCATGTTCGGCGAGGTGTACAGCGCCGACCCGGAAATCAGCTCCAGCTACGTCCGACAGGGTGGTCTGCCGGCGACCCTCGACTTCGCCTTCCAGGAGGCCGCGCGCGGCTACACCGCCGGCGCCGGCTCGGCGAAGGCGCTCGCCGACGTGTACGCCCGCGACGACCTCTACGCCGCCCGGGACACCGACGCCGGCCGGTTGACCACCTTCCTCGGCAACCACGACATGGGCCGGATCGGTTCGTTCGTCGCCGGGGGTGGCACCGACCCGGCCAGCCATCTGCGCCGCGACCAGCTCGCGCACCAGCTGATGTTCCTGACCCGCGGCCAGCCGGTGATCTACTCCGGCGACGAGCAGGGCTTCACCGGCCCCGGCGGGGACAAGGACGCCCGGCAGGACATGTTCGCATCGTCGGTCGCCGACTACCTCGACGACGACCTGCTCGGCACCGACCGCACCCACGCCAGCGACCAGTTCGACACCGGCCACCCGCTGTATCGGACCATCGCCGAGCTGGGCCGGCTGCGCCAGGCGCACCCGGCGCTGCGCGACGGCGTGCAGGTCACCCGTTACGCCGCCGACGGGCCGGGCGTATTCGCCGCCTCCCGGATCGCCCCCGGCGACCGGACCGAGTACGTGGTGGCGGTGAACAACGCCGACACGGCGCAGACTGTCACCGTGGACACCTGGTCGGCCGGCGCCACGTTCACCGGCATCTACGGCGGCAGCCAGACCGCCACGGCGGGCGCCGACGGCAGGCTGACCCTGACCGTGCCGCCGCTGTCGGCGGTGGTCCACCGCGCCGGCACTCCCGTCGCACGCCCGACCGCCGCGCCGCGCATCACCATCACCGCGCCCGCGCCGGACGTGCCGGTCGCCACCCGGGCGGCGGTCACCGCCCAGGTGACCGGTGACCCGCTGGCCACCGTCACCGTCGCCGCCCGGGTCGCGGGTGGCCGGTGGACGTTGCTGGGCAGCGCCGACCACGCGCCGTACACCGTGCAGCACGACCTGACCGGCCTGGCCGGCGGCACCCGGGTCGAGTACAAGGCGGTGGTCCGCGACGGCCGCGGGCGTACCGCCACCGCCCGGTCCACCGCCATCGTGGGCACACCGCCGCAGGGCAAGTCGCGGGAGTGGGCGGTGGTGCACTACCAGCGCCCCGCCGGTGGGTACGACGACTGGGGGTTGTACGCCTGGGGTGACATCGACCCGGCGTACGTCACCGAGTGGCCCAAGGGGCAGCCGTTCGCCGGAGAGGACTCCTACGGCCGGTTCGCCTGGGTGAAGCTCAAGCCGGGCGCGACGTCGGTGAGCTTCCTCGTGGTCGACTCCGACGGCAACAAGGACGTCGCCCAGGACCGCAGCATCGACGTCACGTCCACCGGTGAGATCTGGCTCAAGCAGGGCGACCCGGCGATCTACCCGAGCAGGCAGGCGGCCACCGGTGAGCCGGCCCCGCCGGTCGAGGAGGGCACCGCCGTGATCCACTACCGGCGGGCCGACGGCAACTACGACGGCTGGGGCCTGCACCTGTGGGATGGCGCCGCCAACCCGACCGAGTGGTCCGCGCCGTTGCGGCCGACGTCCGTCGACGCGTTCGGGGCGGTGTTCCGGGTGCCGCTGGCAGCCGGCGCGACCGGGCTGAACTACATCATCCACCAGGGCGACACCAAGGACCTGCCAGACGACCAGCGGCTCGACTTCGCCAGCGCGGGCCGCGAGGTGTGGTTGCTCGCCGCCACACCGGGCCGGTTACTGCCGTCGACAGCCACCAGCGCCAGCGGGGACACCGACATCAGCAAGCAGAAGGCGCACTGGATCGACCGGTCCACCGTGGCGTGGCAGACCCCACCGACCGACGGCAGGACGTACGCGCTGGTCGCCGCACCCACCGGCGGCGTCAGCGTGGTCGACGGGGCGCTGACCGGCACGTACGCCACGTTGCCGCTGCGGGCGCAGCGCAACGGGCTCACCGAGGCCCAGCGCACCGCGTTCCCGCACCTGTGGTCGTACCGTAGCTTCGCCCTGGACCGGGCGGACCTCGCCAAGGTCCCGGCGGCGCTGCGGGGGCAGTTGCTGGTCACCGAGCGCGACGCTTCGGGTGCCCTGCTCGCGGCGACCGGCGTGCAGATCCCCGGCGTGCTCGACGACGTGTACGCGCAGGCCGCCGACGCCACCCTCGGGCCGACGTTCGCGGACCGGACGCCGAGCGTCGCGTTGTGGGCGCCGACCGCCCGGACGGTGACGCTGCAACTGTTCGACTCGCCCACCGCCCCGCCGAGGGCGGTGCCGATGCGCCGCGACGACCGCACCGGCGTCTGGTCGGCGCGGGGCAACCACACCTGGACCGGGAAGTACTACCGGTACGAGGTGCAGGCGTGGCAGCCGGCCGCGCAGAAGATGGTCACCGCGTCGGTGACCGACCCGTACTCGGTGGCCCTCGCCGCGGATTCCACGCACAGCCAGTTGGTCGACCTGAACGACGCGGCGTTGGCCCCGGCGGGTTGGCGGACGCTGCGCAAACCGGCGCCGATGCCTGCGGCGAAGGCGCAGATCTCCGAGCTGTCGGTGCGGGACTTCTCGATCGCCGACGACACCGTGCCGGTCGAGCGGCGGGGCACGTTCCTCGCCTTCAGCGACCCGAAGTCCGCCGGCATGACCCACCTGGCGGCGCTCGGCGACGCCGGTGTCACCCACCTGCACCTGCTGCCGGCGTTCGACTTCGCGACGATTCCGGAGAAGCGGGCCGACCAGCGTCAGCCGGCCTGCGACCTGGCGGCGCTCCCGCCGGACTCGCCGGAGCAGCAGAAGTGCGTGGCCGTCGTCGCCGAGAACGACGGCTACAACTGGGGGTACGACCCGCTGCACTACACCGTGCCCGAGGGCGGCTACGCCGTCGACCCGGTCGGCGCGGCGCGGACCACCGAGTTCCGGCGGATGGTCGCCGGGGTGAACGACGCCGGCCTGCGGGTGGTCATGGACGTGGTCTACAACCACACGTCGGCGGCCGGCACCGACGCGAAGTCGGTACTTGACCAGATCGTGCCCGGCTACTACCAGCGGCTGTTGGAGGACGGCACGGTGGCCAACTCCACCTGCTGCGCCAACACCGCGCCGGAGCACGCCATGATGGGCAAACTTGTCGTCGACTCGCTGGTCACCTGGGCGAAGCAGTACAAGGTGGACGGTTTCCGGTTCGACCTGATGGGTCACCACCCGAAGGCGAACATCCTGGCCGTTCGCAGGGCACTGGACCGCCTGACCGTCGCCCGCGACGGCGTGGACGGCAGGTCGATCCTGCTCTACGGCGAGGGCTGGAACTTCGGCGAGGTCGCCAACGACGCCCGTTTCGTGCAGGCCACCCAGGCCAACATGGCGGGCACCGGCATCGGCACCTTCAACGACCGGCTCCGCGACGCGGTGCGCGGCGGTGGACCGTTCGACACGAACCCGCGCGTGCAGGGTTTCGCCTCCGGGCTCTACACCGACCCCAACGGCGACGCGGTCAACGGGTCACCAGCCGAGCAGAAGGCCCGGCTGCTGCACGCCCACGACCTGATCAAGGTGGGTCTGACCGGCAACCTGCGCGGATACCGGTTCACCGACACCGCCGGACAGCAGGTCACCGGGGCGCAGGTGGACTACAACGGCTCCCCGGCCGGTTACACCGCCGCGCCGGGGGAGGCCGTCACCTACGCCGACGCGCACGACAACGAGATCCTGTACGACGCGCTGGCGTACAAACTGCCGCAGGCCACCACGGCGGCGGACCGCTCCCGGATGCAGGTGCTGGCGCTGGGCACGGTGGTGCTGGGACAGGGCACCGGGTTCGTCACCGCCGGCACCGAACGGCTGCGGTCGAAGTCGCTGGACCGCAACTCGTACAACTCCGGTGACTGGTTCAACCAGATCCGCTGGGGCTGCGAACGGGGCAACGGGTTCGGCGCCGGTCTGCCGCCGGCGCAGGACAACGAGGACAAGTGGTCGTACGCGAAGCCCCTGCTGGCGGACCCGGCGCTGGTGCCGGACTGCGCGGCGATCAACACCACTGACGCCCGGTACGCCGAGTTGCTGCGCATCCGGGCGTCGTCGCCGGTGTTCGGGCTGGCCACCGCCGAGCAGGTGCAGCAGCGGGTGGCGTTCCCGCTCTCCGGGGCGCAGGAGACGCCGGGAGTGCTGACCATGACCCTGGACGCTCGCGGGCTGGGCGGGACGTGGAAGTCGGTGACCGTCGTCTTCAACGGCACCCCGGAGACGGCGAAGCAGACGCTGACCGGTCTGCGGGGGGCGGACGTGGCACTGCACCCGGTGCTGGTCGACTCGGCCGACGCGGCGCTGCGTACGGCCTCGTTCGACCGGGCGGCCGGAACGTTCACCGTCCCGGCGCGCAGCGTGGCGGTCTTCGTCCAGAAGTAA